A section of the Hirschia baltica ATCC 49814 genome encodes:
- a CDS encoding DUF1489 family protein, producing MIKLAAGAESIESFTEWQQHVMQQRRAAGLSANPVHETRMMPKRGAEIINGGSMYWVIKHKICLRQRIIEIERVEIEGAPKFCLIHFDPELVPVHVKVKRPFQGWRYLKDSDVPPDISPSSPAPADTPIHLELALKEAGVW from the coding sequence ATGATCAAACTCGCTGCCGGTGCTGAATCTATTGAGAGTTTCACCGAGTGGCAACAACACGTTATGCAACAACGCAGAGCGGCAGGCTTATCTGCCAATCCCGTGCATGAAACGCGGATGATGCCCAAGCGAGGTGCTGAGATTATCAATGGTGGCTCGATGTATTGGGTCATCAAGCATAAAATTTGTCTGCGCCAGCGTATTATCGAGATTGAACGCGTTGAAATCGAGGGGGCACCAAAATTCTGCCTCATCCATTTTGATCCAGAGCTTGTGCCTGTTCATGTGAAGGTGAAACGCCCGTTTCAGGGGTGGCGCTATTTGAAAGACTCTGATGTGCCACCAGATATTAGCCCATCCTCGCCGGCACCTGCAGATACGCCAATTCACCTTGAATTAGCGCTAAAAGAAGCGGGTGTTTGGTAG
- the panC gene encoding pantoate--beta-alanine ligase, protein MSKNNTITVLKTPSELRDWRIEQIRLGNTIGFVPTMGALHAGHISLVEEAKRHSSSVIVSIFVNPTQFAPHEDFDSYPRTMDEDLEKLTSAGCHAVYCPVAKDLYPEGNCTQVYVENLSKILEGEHRPHFFGGVTNIVSRLFTHVAPDIAVFGEKDYQQLQIIKRMTLDLGMQIKVIGAKTMREPDGLAMSSRNRYLSPEDREKAGKFAQALRKAAQAIENGSLISTTIDQAIQDISAAGLGPIDYVAVRDASSLEDLGTDTLKKGVDARILTAAWMGKTRLIDNLPLSRN, encoded by the coding sequence ATGAGCAAAAATAACACGATAACTGTCCTAAAGACACCTTCAGAATTACGCGACTGGCGAATTGAACAAATACGCCTTGGCAACACCATTGGATTTGTTCCAACCATGGGCGCTCTACACGCTGGACACATATCATTGGTGGAAGAAGCCAAACGCCATAGCAGCAGCGTCATCGTCTCTATTTTTGTAAACCCGACTCAATTTGCGCCGCACGAAGATTTTGACAGCTATCCACGCACTATGGATGAAGATCTAGAAAAGCTCACTTCAGCAGGCTGTCATGCAGTCTACTGCCCTGTTGCTAAAGATCTTTACCCTGAAGGAAATTGCACACAGGTATATGTTGAAAACCTGTCTAAAATCCTTGAAGGCGAGCACCGCCCGCATTTCTTTGGCGGTGTCACAAACATTGTCTCCAGATTATTTACCCATGTTGCACCAGACATCGCAGTCTTTGGTGAAAAAGACTATCAACAGCTTCAAATCATCAAACGCATGACATTAGATCTGGGTATGCAGATTAAAGTCATTGGTGCTAAAACAATGCGTGAACCAGATGGTTTGGCGATGTCTTCTCGCAATAGATATCTCTCGCCTGAAGACCGCGAAAAAGCTGGAAAATTTGCTCAAGCTCTGCGAAAAGCGGCACAAGCCATTGAAAATGGTAGCCTAATTTCAACCACAATAGATCAAGCTATTCAAGATATATCAGCAGCAGGCCTTGGCCCAATCGACTATGTCGCCGTCAGAGATGCAAGCTCATTGGAAGACCTCGGAACAGATACGCTGAAAAAAGGTGTTGATGCACGCATCCTCACAGCTGCCTGGATGGGCAAGACGCGTTTGATCGACAATCTACCTCTGTCTCGCAATTAA
- a CDS encoding division plane positioning ATPase MipZ produces the protein MATELAEQAGAGKSAGNRLAHVIVIGNEKGGAGKSTVAMHLSVALMRMGKKVGFLDLDVRQRSISRYLENRIRWNQTSGGNLPVPETVRIDASQARDLDAAELEEAERFEGSIKRLSQTCDFILVDSPGGDTFLSRMAHSSADTLITPLNDSFVDFDLLGDIDPQTLEVVRPSFYAEQVWDCRKRKAKTSRKPIDWVVMRNRMSPLDARNKQRVGEALDNLARRIGFRIAPGLSERVIYRELFPMGLTLLDLTEAGSNVAFTMSHVAARQEIRDLLIVLKLPGMEGEEISF, from the coding sequence ATGGCAACAGAGTTGGCTGAACAAGCGGGCGCTGGCAAATCAGCCGGCAATCGTTTAGCACACGTCATTGTCATCGGTAATGAAAAGGGTGGCGCAGGTAAATCAACTGTGGCCATGCATCTTTCTGTGGCCCTTATGCGTATGGGGAAAAAGGTCGGATTTCTTGATCTTGATGTCCGTCAACGTTCCATCTCGCGCTATCTTGAAAACCGTATTCGCTGGAATCAAACATCGGGTGGAAATCTACCCGTGCCCGAGACTGTTCGTATTGATGCAAGTCAGGCACGTGACCTTGATGCAGCTGAGTTAGAAGAGGCTGAGCGATTTGAAGGCAGTATTAAGCGTTTGTCTCAGACATGTGACTTTATACTCGTAGATAGTCCGGGGGGGGATACATTTTTGTCCCGCATGGCGCATTCATCTGCTGATACCTTGATTACACCGCTAAATGATAGTTTTGTTGACTTTGATCTTTTGGGGGATATCGATCCTCAAACTCTAGAAGTCGTGCGCCCAAGTTTTTATGCCGAGCAAGTTTGGGATTGTCGCAAACGCAAAGCAAAAACAAGCCGTAAGCCGATTGATTGGGTGGTGATGCGTAATCGCATGTCACCTCTTGATGCGCGTAATAAGCAGCGCGTGGGTGAGGCTTTGGACAATTTGGCTCGCCGTATTGGATTTCGGATTGCACCGGGATTATCTGAGCGTGTGATCTATCGTGAGCTATTTCCAATGGGGTTAACTTTGCTTGATCTGACTGAGGCTGGATCAAATGTTGCCTTCACGATGAGCCATGTGGCGGCGCGTCAGGAAATTCGTGATCTACTTATCGTGCTGAAATTGCCCGGTATGGAAGGCGAAGAAATTTCTTTCTGA
- a CDS encoding patatin-like phospholipase family protein: MGLLPSRENKLSQTILDGLPFLQDVPKSTLKLLENDMAHFSVPGGQQLFAAGAPADAIYFVISGSLGAFTPKSDGRSEFLGHIRTGEPVGEIALVAGENHQNDVYTLRDTELVRLTRQGFMKLIKSNPGLLERLTRVLLLRLRKSRRKQPRRAEPRVFALMATSPTIDVDLRAKALAKELENLSFKVKIVDESDADKDSRYFDDLEARHDIVIFKTAIGDSNWFRMSLRYADRIWILARADAHPSSPLMPDDESPTRQFKLVDIILLHHGNSRIGAEPAKWRDAAKASRIFHWDGLNDDDCKRLARVMAGRSVGLVMSGGGARAYASIGAVRALREAKCPIDLVGGTSMGAVVAACVASGWSDDEIDRRIRKAFVESNPLADYTLPVVGLVKGHRVDGRLAEHFGDINIESLEIPFYAVSTNLTHGAVRIHTEGLLRQALRASIALPGILPPIVDGEQVLVDGGVLNNFPSDVMRELHRGKIIGVDVAQADRGLNPQDFVNPPGFFRWTMKHGFSAAPPIAALLMRAATVSVDPKDGSQYTDVLITPDIEDTELRDWKAYDDIVERGYIATKKALTQLNGPIARTLITST, from the coding sequence ATGGGCCTGTTACCTAGTCGAGAAAACAAACTCAGCCAAACGATATTGGACGGGCTCCCCTTTCTTCAGGATGTGCCCAAATCAACGCTGAAACTCCTTGAAAATGACATGGCTCATTTTTCCGTTCCAGGCGGTCAGCAATTATTCGCCGCCGGTGCGCCCGCCGATGCTATCTATTTTGTTATTTCAGGCTCTTTAGGAGCATTTACCCCCAAGAGTGATGGACGGTCCGAATTTCTTGGTCATATTCGTACAGGCGAGCCTGTTGGTGAAATAGCGCTTGTTGCCGGTGAAAACCATCAAAACGATGTGTACACCCTTCGAGACACAGAGCTTGTTCGTCTCACGCGCCAAGGATTTATGAAGCTCATCAAGTCTAATCCGGGACTGCTGGAACGCCTCACGCGCGTATTATTACTGCGCCTCAGAAAATCGCGCCGCAAACAACCAAGACGCGCTGAACCACGCGTCTTTGCTCTCATGGCGACATCACCCACGATTGACGTTGATTTAAGAGCTAAGGCGCTCGCTAAAGAACTGGAAAACCTATCTTTCAAAGTCAAAATCGTCGATGAAAGCGATGCTGACAAAGACTCAAGATATTTTGATGATCTAGAAGCGCGCCACGACATCGTTATTTTCAAAACAGCCATCGGCGACAGCAATTGGTTCCGTATGAGCCTTCGCTATGCAGACAGAATTTGGATTCTTGCCAGAGCAGACGCCCATCCATCGTCCCCATTAATGCCTGATGATGAAAGCCCGACACGTCAGTTCAAATTGGTTGATATTATTCTGCTTCATCATGGCAATTCACGAATTGGTGCTGAACCTGCCAAATGGAGAGATGCTGCAAAAGCGTCTCGCATATTCCATTGGGATGGTCTCAATGACGACGATTGTAAACGTCTGGCACGTGTCATGGCTGGGCGATCTGTGGGGCTTGTTATGTCTGGTGGCGGTGCACGTGCATATGCCAGCATTGGCGCAGTGAGAGCTTTAAGAGAAGCAAAATGTCCTATTGATCTTGTAGGCGGCACCTCGATGGGGGCTGTGGTAGCTGCTTGTGTCGCGTCTGGCTGGTCGGATGATGAAATTGACAGGCGTATCCGCAAAGCCTTTGTCGAATCAAACCCCTTAGCAGACTACACACTTCCAGTCGTTGGGCTCGTAAAAGGTCACCGTGTTGATGGAAGGCTGGCAGAACACTTTGGGGATATCAATATTGAATCATTAGAAATCCCTTTCTATGCGGTTTCCACCAATTTAACCCATGGCGCTGTTCGTATTCATACCGAAGGTTTGCTTCGTCAGGCATTGCGTGCATCAATTGCACTACCGGGAATTTTGCCTCCAATTGTCGATGGTGAACAAGTTTTAGTTGATGGGGGTGTTCTAAATAACTTCCCTTCAGATGTTATGAGAGAACTACACAGAGGTAAAATTATTGGCGTGGATGTTGCCCAAGCAGACCGAGGTTTAAATCCTCAGGATTTTGTCAATCCACCCGGATTTTTTAGATGGACAATGAAGCATGGCTTCTCAGCGGCTCCGCCAATCGCAGCTCTTTTAATGCGGGCAGCGACAGTCAGTGTGGACCCAAAAGATGGTTCACAATATACGGATGTGCTTATCACGCCTGATATCGAAGATACGGAATTACGCGACTGGAAAGCTTATGATGACATTGTCGAACGCGGCTATATCGCGACCAAAAAGGCACTTACCCAATTAAACGGCCCGATCGCACGCACATTGATTACGTCGACTTAA
- a CDS encoding enoyl-CoA hydratase-related protein, whose translation MSTYEHIELDVSRLGVAVILINRPEQHNAFNSLVVEELSDAIDLVSKTVEVRFVIFRGAGDVFSVGGDKEWTKAAIDYTEKENEEDALAMANMLRKLYEMPQLTLAMVHGDARGGGVGIVAACDIAIASKNVGFSFPDVARGILPATIAPFVVEAIGPRWAKALFLTGETFDGDFAEQIGLVQYAVEDEAEMENLAEYMASLAFKAGPSALANTKALISHVLEEPIDSSLMHSVARLSAKQRASAEGIEGLTAAVEDRSPSWAKSEDE comes from the coding sequence ATGTCCACTTATGAGCATATTGAGCTTGATGTTTCGCGATTGGGCGTTGCGGTTATCCTGATCAACCGTCCTGAGCAGCACAATGCTTTTAATTCGTTGGTTGTCGAAGAGTTGAGTGATGCAATTGATCTTGTATCCAAGACAGTAGAAGTCCGCTTTGTTATTTTCAGGGGAGCGGGAGATGTTTTCTCTGTTGGCGGCGATAAAGAATGGACCAAAGCTGCAATCGACTACACCGAAAAAGAAAACGAAGAAGATGCGCTGGCCATGGCAAATATGCTTCGTAAATTATACGAAATGCCTCAATTGACCTTGGCTATGGTGCATGGTGATGCACGGGGCGGCGGTGTGGGCATTGTCGCTGCTTGTGATATTGCTATTGCCAGTAAAAATGTCGGTTTTAGTTTTCCTGACGTTGCGCGAGGTATTCTACCGGCAACAATTGCGCCTTTTGTCGTTGAAGCTATTGGGCCGCGCTGGGCCAAAGCGTTATTTCTAACTGGTGAAACTTTCGATGGTGATTTCGCGGAACAGATCGGCCTTGTTCAATATGCTGTTGAAGATGAGGCAGAGATGGAAAATCTCGCTGAATATATGGCATCACTCGCATTTAAAGCTGGTCCTTCAGCCCTTGCGAATACAAAAGCTCTCATCTCGCACGTATTAGAAGAACCTATAGATTCTTCATTGATGCATTCAGTTGCACGCTTGAGTGCAAAACAGCGAGCCTCTGCGGAAGGAATAGAAGGTCTGACTGCAGCTGTAGAAGATCGCTCTCCTAGCTGGGCTAAAAGTGAAGACGAATAA